In Drechmeria coniospora strain ARSEF 6962 chromosome 03, whole genome shotgun sequence, the DNA window TCGCACGCCCGGTGAAGGTATAACAAGCAGAATCACCTTCCACGGCTACGCTGGAGTCTCACGATCCCTTCCGCCCTTGCTTCTCCTGCCTGTCGCCCATCTCGGACGCCGCGGAGCGACAGCAAACATGGCTTAACTCGTCATTTGCCTTGCATCCATTGACGGAGAAAATCTCGCAAGCAGAAACGAGCGAAACGACGCCACCACGGACGCTCGGCAGCTGGCCATACGGGCTCTCCACCGAAGTCACGACCGATCCATGTCCGCGTGCTAGGCTTCACGGCATCACCGCTGGCATGCCAACTTTCACCGCTCCGCCCGTTCCTGGTGCAGCCAAGAGAAGGACAGTTGTGGTAACCTTCCCACTCCATGCTAACATATTGGACTCTTGGTCTAGACACGAGGCGTGTGCACATGATCGTTCGTTTCACTCGACATTCACCATCCCCATCCCGTACGAGCATGAGCACCTCGAACTTGGTGGGTATGCACATTCTGCACAAGGAATACATCGTTGAATTACATGGATGAACCAACTGCGAACCACTGGCCCCGCTGGTTCCAGAGTCTCGGGGCGCGGTTTTTAGCCGCCACAGCCGCCACCGATGGTTGCCTTGCAGGTGTGTGTGCGCTAGTCCCTTCAGGCTGACCCAGCATGCAAATCCGTACAAGCCCCCGGCCTGGGCCACGTTGCCCTTGGCCCCCAAAACGCCAGGCCCTGTACCGCCAACGGCTCCACCCCTGCCGCTCGACCTGACGACCTCCGTCCGCCTTCCGCGCTCGTCAGCTTCCACCGAGCAGCCCACACCAGTCATCATCCTCAATACGCCTCAGCACGTCCCAATGGAACCACCAACCGTGCCTACGAGGGCCTACACTGACTGTCTGCATAGTCAGCACGGCAGGCTCGGTTCGTCCACCATGGAACGCGAGTGCGTCCCAAACGAGCTCGTGGGTAGGTGCCACTGGTGATGCGAACTCGATCAACCGTCAACCGCCAGGGATGGAGGCAAGCCATATTTATCTCTGCTGCCTTAATGCAGCTTTTCATTCTCCTTCCCATCCTCAGCATGAGAATCAAGTACCGGGAACGGATTGACCGACGTCGGGCCAATTTCCACAAACTCATCCCTTCATCGACATGCTTCGCCATGCACCAATCAGTCAATCAGCCGCAACCTGTGTTGTAGTTGCTTCGCCGCCAGCTGAGGTGCTCTGCCATCATTCCGACAGGTACGAGTCCTGGGCGGAATCCAGGAGCCATCCGTGTCTCGGCGTGACTCGTCACTCCTCCCAGTTCAGCCTTCCGGATCAGCCGTGATCGTGGCACGCAGCATCGTCCCTGTCCCCAAAGTATGTGCAGCATTTATTATTCGTACCCATAGTACTAGCTCCCTTCAGCCTACGTGCTTCGTGGAGGATACACGTAGAGCAGCTGGATCTCCCTCCCTTCTCCTTGCCTATTCCCGCACGCTTCGAACAAATTACACGCGGCTGAAGGTCACCGTACTCCTGCTTACAGTGCTCCATGCCCCCATCTGCCAAGGCATAGCTAGCTTGATTTCTTCCCTGTGTACTGCTGTATTGCCTTTTCTTTTTTTTGTCTTTGGTTTTGCGACTTCCAGAACTCCCTGTAATATCTCACACGCCTTTGGTCTGAATTCTGTCGCACGCCCCTCCAACCACGCGGGGATGAAAAGGAGGATCATGTGAAGGGGGAAAGATGACAGCCTGTGCCTCATATGCATTATTCAGTTACAGAATCAATCGTtcgccggcgagctcggaGAACTGCGCAAATCATCAGTGTCTGCTGCCGCACGCCAGCGAAGTCgctcgtgccgtcgacggacaaAAACTCACTATTGATTTCCCGACGTGCCGGGCCCAGGGGTCCGAGGAGAAAACGAAGGAGAAGTCGGCGAGTAGCTtgggctcgtcggcgactgCTGGTTTCCCGGGCTCCTTTGGAAACTtgggctcgtcggcgagtaAGCCTCGGGCGAGGTCGGGGACCAGGAGGGCGAGGCAGGGGAGTAGGAAGGGGAAGTTGCGCCGGCACCGTGCAGGTTGGGGGATGCGGGACTGTAGTTGGGGCTGGCCGGCGAGTAGCTGGGGGAGGTGGGGGAGTTGAACTGTGCAGGCGAAGTCGGCGAGTAATGccggggcgacgacggcgacgctggcgagtagctcggcgacgtcgggctGTAGTTTGGGCTCGccgggctcgtcggccgcagcatcggcgacgtcggcgagaacgacggcgacgacgggctgaacgacggcgacatggCGTAGCGGCCGgcgcctccgccgtcgatgagcggcgacgtcggcgagtaCCCGGCgttgggcgacgacggcgagtaGCCGCCCATGCCCGAGCTGaagggcgacgtcggcgacgtgctGAACGGGCTCGTCGCTCCGCGCATCGAATAGGGGCTCATGGACCCGATGCctccgaagccgccgccgccgtactcGGTGCCGAATCCGGCGGGTGTCTCCGACCCGGCACCCTGGATCGGCGAGAAgttgcccgccgccggcgagctcaTGCTCATGTAGCCCGAGTCGCCCATGGGCGAGCCCGTGTCGTACGGCGTCGCTGCCCcctccgcctcgccgtccttgacggGCATGCCGGGCATCAGACCCATCCGAGAGTTGTCGGAGATGACCGTCTCCAGCATCTTGGGGTCGAGGAAAACGTCAAAGTTGCCCGTTCCCATGGGTGCCATCTGCCCCAGCATGACGTTTTCGGAAATGCCGCGGCAGTCGTCCAGCtcacccgtcgccgccgcctcgaggaGAATCTCGACCGTCTCTTCGAAGGAACAACGCATCAGCGCGCCCGTGTCGGCGCGGTTGATGCCGTGTCGGGTGACGGCCGATATGGTGCCCCTGTACGTCATGACGTCGACCAGAAGGGCGATGTGCCGATGGTTGACGTACGAACCGTCAAACGCCAAAACGTTCGTCAGCTCCTTGACCAGGGCCGAGCGCgcggcctcgatgccgaaCACCTCCACAATCTGCCACAGATCGTTGGTGTAGGTCCGTGACGCATCcacaccgtcgacggcgagcacctCACGTAGCGCGGAACCACTAGTGTCCAGGTACCACTGTGTGCATCGCGGGTCGTCCTTGATGGCAAGCTCCGatccgtcttcgtcctcgacaagtCGCGTGCCCTTGGTCAAGAAGGCACGATCGATGCCGGGAACGCCGCGCAGCGTGAGGGTGTCGAGGAGGTGAGACTCCAGACGCTTCAGCATCACGTCGTCCTCCATTTCGTCTTCGCCCCCCTTGCCATCGCCCCGCTTGATGCTCCGAAGTCGAATCACCTGCTCGTCTGCGTTGTTGTCGCTGAATATGATGGCCATGTCGGCCGAGTACTCCTCCTTGATGCGCTGGGCAACCTCGTCGATCTTGATCTCCTTGTCGAGCAGCTTCTGCCGATCCAGGGTGATGCGCAAGAGCCACCTCGACTGCATGTCGAGGGTGTTTTCGTCATCTTCCGGGATCAAAAAGTACGAGTCAACCATGTCCAGATCCTCGGCAATCGTCGTGGTCCGGACGTTGGGGTCGTAGTAGATCTCCGTCACCGACGTCACGGAGCGCAGGTTGGTGTACTCCACCATGCTACGCAGCGtcttcgcctcctcctgcttGGCCAAGAACGTGCTCAAGTAGACAGCCATGCTAGGGGTCTTGATGTCCTTGGCAAGGTTCAGGATTTCTTTCAGCCGGGGCACGCCGAGCGTGACGTTCTTCGACGACACACCGGCGAAATGGAAGGTGTTGAGCGTCATCTGCGTCGCGGGCTCGCCGATGGACTGCGCCGCGAGAACACCAACCATCTCACCGGGGCTGACAAACGACCGGTCCCAACGGTTCTGAAGCTCGCCCAACACGTGATCAAAGGCGAGCTTGTTCAGCCGGTGAACCTTGACGATTTCCTTGAAGGCCAGGCGCGATCGAACGAGAGCCTTGAACAGGATGGTGGCGCTCGAGTCGGCTTCCGCCGAGATAGGGTCTGACCCACGAACGATCTTCATCTTGCTGAGCATGTTCTGCACGGCAGGTATGACGTCCGACGGTCGAAGGTTGCTTCGGTCCGTGGCCTTGACGTTGAACACCCGCTTGGCCGACTCGATCATGCGACCGAGGTTGAGCGGCAGCTGCATCATCTCATCTCCCAACTTTGAACGATTGATGGAGCGCACCTCGCGGCGGTTAGCCACGAGTGCATCCCACTCCTCATCCAGCAAGGACATCGAGGCTTTGTCTCCCGTCAACTCGTTGCCGTACTCGTAATCCGTCTTGAACCAATCGGGTGGATTGGCAAGATCCAGCCGGTACTTCTTCTCGAACGCAGCGTCGGACATCTTCAGTGTGCCTAGTTTCTGCTTCTCGATGCACATGGCATCcaggccgtcctcgccatACAAGAACTGAATGATGTCGCCCAGGGAGTTGCGCACTGTCCCATCATAGCGAGCGCTGAGATCCTCGAGTGCCTTCACAAGCCGTCGCTGGATGTagcccgtctcggccgtcttgacCGCCGTGTCGATGAGACCTTCTCGACCAGCCATGGCGTGGAAGAAGAATTCCGACGGTGTCAGACCGCGCAGGTACGAGTTCTCGACGAAACCACGGGCTTCGGGCGAGTAGTCATCCTTGGTGAAATGGGGAAGCGTTCTGTACTTGAAACCGAACGGAATTCGCTTGCCTTCCACGAtctgctggccgacgagcgcagTCATCTGAGAAATATTGATGGACGATCCCTTCGAACCAGAGTCGGCCATGGTGACGGCGTTGTTGGAATCCTTCAAACTCGACTGCGTCGTCGTACCGGCCTGGTCACGGGCCTGGTTGAGGGCCTTCGATACCTTGTTCTCGAATGTCGCTCGAACATTCATGCCAGGAagggcctcgagctcgttggccgtggccatggccgtcagCCGAGCAACCTCGGCCTTTTGCGTGTCGATGTGCACCTGGACCTTCTCAATCGTTTCCTTGTCAGGAACAGTGTCaccgatgccgatgctgtGTCCATTGTGCAGGAGCCAGTACGTCACGACCTGCTGCACGCCGTTCAGGAAGGCCATGGCTCCGCTGGGGCCAAGTTCATTGTAGCAGAGGTGAACAATGCCACCGGCGGCCGCGCCCACGTTCTTCTTCCTGAGGAGCCCGAAAATGAGCTCACCGCTTTGGATGAGAACGCCGTTATCCGTCAGTGGGAAATCGGACCCTTCGGGGTTGTGCAGGCTGATTTCGGGAGGAATAACCATGGAGATGATCTGCTTTCCGGTCCATCGCGGCCGGGGTTTCAGAATTGCCGGTGGGGGGATGACACCGTCCCAGTTGGGAACCCAGAGCATCAGGTTCATGACCATCTCCTTGTCGATGAAGGTGTCCCGGCGGCACAGCTTGTACACCCCGGCAAGGGAGTCCTGGACAATACCCATCAAGGGACCATTCTTCTGGGGAGAGACGATGTTGTTGGGTACAAGGCACAGCTCCTTGACCTCGGCTCGCGTCTCTTCGCTCTGAGGAACGTGAAGATtcatctcgtcgccgtcaaaaTCAGCGTTGTACGGCGAGGTCACGGACAGATTCAGCCGAAAGGTCGAGTACGGCATGACGCGAACGCGATGACCCATCATGGACTCCTTGTGCAGCGAAGGCTGACGGTTGAAGATGATGTAGTCACCATCCATGAGATGCCGCTCGACCTTCCATCCGTACTCGAGCGAGATCTGAGCCGCGCGTCTGTGATGCCGCAGATCGATGCGGGTGCCATCGGACCTGATGACGTATTTGGCGCCAGGGTGCTCGTTCGGCCCgttctcgacgagctggtgCAGCTTGCCAATGTTGTACGGGGTAACGGTCTCCGGATAGGTCAGGGTCCTGGCGATGCTGCGAGGAACGCCGACCTCGTGAAGGGAGAGGTTGGCATCACCAGTGATGACAGTACGAGCCGAGAAGTCGACACGCTTACCCATCAAGTTGCCACGGAGACGACCTTCCTTGCCCTTCAAGCGCGCTCGGATGGCCTTGACGGGTCGTCCACTTTTTTGCAAAGCTCGCGGCTGGCCGGCTATGTCGTTGTCCATGTACGTGGCTACATGGTACTGCAAAAGCTCCTCGAAGTCTCGAGCAATGTGCAGAGGCGACCCTTCACGGATCGCCTGCTTCACGTTGCCGTTGGCACGGATGATGTCGCCGAGCTTGTAGGTCAAGTCGTCTTCGTTTCGCATGCCGGTGCCAGTACCGTCCATGGAGATGCTGGGACGGACAGGCGGTGGCGGAACAGGCAGAACGGTGAGAATCATCCACTCGGGCCGAGCGTAGTCGGAGTTCAGGCCAATGTGTCGAAGGTCCTCCTCCGAGATCCGGCGCAAGATGCTATGGGCCATCTCTGGCGTGATCGGCACCGTCTCCCGTCTTTTGGGGCCATCCTCCTGCGCGACGTCGAAGGCAGCCTTGAGCTGAAGAGCGGCTTGCCGGACGGCCGGTTGGACGTTGCCACATCCACCATGATTCATCGCCTGACCTTTCATCGCGGGCAAGAAGTCTTCGTCCTTTTCCTTGTTCTGGCGGTCTTCGTTCTCGCACCTCCGCTTCTTCTTGCACACGGCCCAGACACGATTAAATCTAAGCTTGGGGTCCCGGGTGTTGATGGCAGCTTGGAACTCTGGGTCGCTCTGTTCGGCCCAAGGTTAGCCATCCACGAAGGTTACCAAAATACCCTGTGGTTGTGGCAAATACTAACAGTATCGGACAACACCTTGCTGCAGTTATGGCAGACAATCTCCAGGATCTTCTTGACCTTCTTGATGAACCCGGGATGGTAGACTGGCTTGGCAAGCTCGATGTGACCAAAGTGGCCAGGGCACTCGCCCATGGCCTGCGTGCAAGTCTTACACTTGAACTGTCGGTCTATCGAACCGAGCAGTGGATCGTTGAGCCCTCCATCGCGTGGTTTTGTCCCCCCTTCCTCCATCGTTTCAGGGTAGAGGATGTGAGCGACGCTCATGTTCTTGATCTCCTCGGGCGACATGAGGCCGAACTGAATCTCCTCCACCGTCTTGAGCGGCGCGCTCGAGTGCGTGAAATAGAGGTTTGCCATTTTCGCGCGTGTTCCTGTTGTCGCCTAGGGGGCACGGTAGGGAGTCGCAGTCGCCGAGATCGAAACGCGCCGTCGAAGGTGGCAAAACACGTCAAAAGGGTCGAGAGGAGACGATTATGACTCCCTGGGAAGACTTTGCTGAAGGAAAATGGCAGCCAAGCGCCGATGGCGGATGGCGCTCGACTGAACAGCGCCCcgtcctggccggcggcCCAGGAGAACCTCAGGCTCTTGTCCCCCGTCGCCAGCGTCTCGGAggtcgtcgatgtcgtcaGCCACGGATAAACAAGTCGCAGAGCACTGCCTGCTGCGCTTCGGGGCGTTGCGCAAGATGCACAGCGCGCGTGGTGATGCAGCTGGGGTCGTGAGGCAAAGTTTTGTCGAGGGTGAGGCGTGAGGTTGTCcaggctggcggcgaggaagagccTGGAGTTTAGGTAGCTGCCTCCAGCGCTAGTCCTATTCTGGGCACGAAACTCTCCTGGACCGCCTTTTGGCGCCTCAGGCAACAAGACTTCATGCTAACAAGCAGCCTGATTCTGAATGGACGGGTTGATTGGCTTTGataaaaaaaaagaaaatcAGGTTGTCTCGAGCAtaacagcagcagcactaACCAACTTTGTTTGTTCGCCTTTCAATGAGCGTTCTCTTTTGACGCGGCGGGACAAGAGGCGGCTTATTTTGGTGATTTGCAGTCTCATGTTCCGCCTGTCCTCTCGAAGAAATGCATCGGGTTTTTCTGAATGCCCTCAAATCACTTGCTAGCGGTGCTAACTCCAGAATAATGTCTCGCGTCTACGGCACATGGACAAATTGCTCAGCCGCACATGGCAAGTCTACGCTACAACATACATAATCGCTCGCAGATTGCGGATAGAACGTACACCGTCGTTCCTACGCAAGTACATTCGTCTTCGATCGCTGCCGTCACATCATTTGTCCTgtgatgatggatgatggatgatggacaAAGATCGCTCATGCGTTCATTAGGATAACAACTTTTTCTTGCTTCTCCCTCCCTTGCCAGCAGAACCTTTCTTTGCTGTTTCAGCCACGGCGTCCGCATCGCTCTGCCCTTGGCCAGGACTCTTCCGGCGCATGGTGCCGGTGGAGACGGCGACAAACTCATCCTCACTGTCGCTCTCGCCGACGTTGAACAATATCGGCATGCGAAAGCTGTCGACATAGTCGTCAAACTTGAGCGGATCCTGGGTCAGGACGTCtacatcctcgtcctctgcgtccagccgccgtcgatggatcTCCTCTTGCGCGTATATATCGAACTCGTCTTCTCGTTCGATGTACTCGACATTCTCTTCCACCTCTGCAAAGTCTGGCGCAAGCGCCGACCACTTCTGAGGGCTCACCACCGACCAGATGTATATTTGTCCCGTCTCGAGGCCGCATGCAGCGAGCAGGGCTCGAGTTGGATGCCACTCTATGACTCCTTGTTCCTCCTTCGGGTCTTTGAGCATACACACAAGACTACCGTGGTTCTGTTCCCACACGTAGAGCTCATGGTTGTTGTATGTCGACGCAGCGACGTACTCGCCCGTTGCGCTGAAAGTCACGTGGTTCCAGGACAGCTTGTTGACGACATCCTGAAACTTGTGCTCCAACGGAACTTGTATTGTGTCGAGATCGAGACGGTCCACCGACAGGTTCGGTATCCTAAATGTGCGGATGATGCGGTCT includes these proteins:
- a CDS encoding WD domain-containing protein codes for the protein MNLLLSDDYLLQDYPESITNTIRSGHATMLRFNRNGDYLASGRVDGTVSIWDLETMGVARKLRGHNKSITFLSWSRCGRYLLSTCQGWKATLWDLQDGKRLREVRFRAPAYMAELHPWNHLQFVASLFEEQPVLVDMTDPVDVKHILPSAPKRVDTEGDAAQKEKQAKEDAKQMTTSAIWTSTGDHIIAGTSKGKLNIIDARTLEIIYSEKICGGVITTMRITGSGRELLVNSQDRIIRTFRIPNLSVDRLDLDTIQVPLEHKFQDVVNKLSWNHVTFSATGEYVAASTYNNHELYVWEQNHGSLVCMLKDPKEEQGVIEWHPTRALLAACGLETGQIYIWSVVSPQKWSALAPDFAEVEENVEYIEREDEFDIYAQEEIHRRRLDAEDEDVDVLTQDPLKFDDYVDSFRMPILFNVGESDSEDEFVAVSTGTMRRKSPGQGQSDADAVAETAKKGSAGKGGRSKKKLLS
- a CDS encoding RNA polymerase II largest subunit — encoded protein: MANLYFTHSSAPLKTVEEIQFGLMSPEEIKNMSVAHILYPETMEEGGTKPRDGGLNDPLLGSIDRQFKCKTCTQAMGECPGHFGHIELAKPVYHPGFIKKVKKILEIVCHNCSKVLSDTSDPEFQAAINTRDPKLRFNRVWAVCKKKRRCENEDRQNKEKDEDFLPAMKGQAMNHGGCGNVQPAVRQAALQLKAAFDVAQEDGPKRRETVPITPEMAHSILRRISEEDLRHIGLNSDYARPEWMILTVLPVPPPPVRPSISMDGTGTGMRNEDDLTYKLGDIIRANGNVKQAIREGSPLHIARDFEELLQYHVATYMDNDIAGQPRALQKSGRPVKAIRARLKGKEGRLRGNLMGKRVDFSARTVITGDANLSLHEVGVPRSIARTLTYPETVTPYNIGKLHQLVENGPNEHPGAKYVIRSDGTRIDLRHHRRAAQISLEYGWKVERHLMDGDYIIFNRQPSLHKESMMGHRVRVMPYSTFRLNLSVTSPYNADFDGDEMNLHVPQSEETRAEVKELCLVPNNIVSPQKNGPLMGIVQDSLAGVYKLCRRDTFIDKEMVMNLMLWVPNWDGVIPPPAILKPRPRWTGKQIISMVIPPEISLHNPEGSDFPLTDNGVLIQSGELIFGLLRKKNVGAAAGGIVHLCYNELGPSGAMAFLNGVQQVVTYWLLHNGHSIGIGDTVPDKETIEKVQVHIDTQKAEVARLTAMATANELEALPGMNVRATFENKVSKALNQARDQAGTTTQSSLKDSNNAVTMADSGSKGSSINISQMTALVGQQIVEGKRIPFGFKYRTLPHFTKDDYSPEARGFVENSYLRGLTPSEFFFHAMAGREGLIDTAVKTAETGYIQRRLVKALEDLSARYDGTVRNSLGDIIQFLYGEDGLDAMCIEKQKLGTLKMSDAAFEKKYRLDLANPPDWFKTDYEYGNELTGDKASMSLLDEEWDALVANRREVRSINRSKLGDEMMQLPLNLGRMIESAKRVFNVKATDRSNLRPSDVIPAVQNMLSKMKIVRGSDPISAEADSSATILFKALVRSRLAFKEIVKVHRLNKLAFDHVLGELQNRWDRSFVSPGEMVGVLAAQSIGEPATQMTLNTFHFAGVSSKNVTLGVPRLKEILNLAKDIKTPSMAVYLSTFLAKQEEAKTLRSMVEYTNLRSVTSVTEIYYDPNVRTTTIAEDLDMVDSYFLIPEDDENTLDMQSRWLLRITLDRQKLLDKEIKIDEVAQRIKEEYSADMAIIFSDNNADEQVIRLRSIKRGDGKGGEDEMEDDVMLKRLESHLLDTLTLRGVPGIDRAFLTKGTRLVEDEDGSELAIKDDPRCTQWYLDTSGSALREVLAVDGVDASRTYTNDLWQIVEVFGIEAARSALVKELTNVLAFDGSYVNHRHIALLVDVMTYRGTISAVTRHGINRADTGALMRCSFEETVEILLEAAATGELDDCRGISENVMLGQMAPMGTGNFDVFLDPKMLETVISDNSRMGLMPGMPVKDGEAEGAATPYDTGSPMGDSGYMSMSSPAAGNFSPIQGAGSETPAGFGTEYGGGGFGGIGSMSPYSMRGATSPFSTSPTSPFSSGMGGYSPSSPNAGYSPTSPLIDGGGAGRYAMSPSFSPSSPSFSPTSPMLRPTSPASPNYSPTSPSYSPASPSSPRHYSPTSPAQFNSPTSPSYSPASPNYSPASPNLHGAGATSPSYSPASPSWSPTSPEAYSPTSPSFQRSPGNQQSPTSPSYSPTSPSFSPRTPGPGTSGNQ